A region of Paenimyroides aestuarii DNA encodes the following proteins:
- the tnpA gene encoding IS200/IS605 family transposase: MSQSLSKMYVHIIFHTKHNQSLIRPEIENELYAYIGGIIKKNGSIPIKINGTENHIHILTTMSKNIALAKFVEEIKRNSSRWIKTKGEAYHQFAWQGGYAGYSVSQSVVERVKKYIENQKEHHKTQTFQEEYIQFLKEYNVDFDENYLWTEYIAPSGHNNQLA, encoded by the coding sequence ATGTCACAATCATTATCGAAAATGTATGTACACATTATTTTTCACACAAAACACAATCAATCTCTAATTCGTCCAGAAATAGAAAACGAGCTTTATGCCTACATCGGTGGAATTATAAAGAAAAACGGTTCTATTCCTATAAAAATAAATGGAACAGAAAACCATATTCATATTCTTACCACAATGTCAAAGAATATTGCTTTAGCCAAGTTTGTAGAAGAAATCAAACGCAATAGCAGTCGGTGGATTAAAACCAAAGGCGAAGCCTATCATCAGTTTGCCTGGCAAGGCGGTTATGCAGGCTATTCTGTAAGCCAGTCAGTGGTAGAAAGAGTGAAAAAGTACATTGAAAACCAAAAGGAGCATCATAAAACCCAAACGTTTCAGGAAGAATACATTCAGTTTTTGAAAGAATACAATGTTGATTTTGATGAAAATTATTTGTGGACAGAATATATTGCCCCTTCAGGGCACAACAACCAACTTGCCTAA